In Caldicellulosiruptor obsidiansis OB47, a single window of DNA contains:
- a CDS encoding endo-1,4-beta-xylanase has translation MKSYVYKKLKRFSIMALAILFLVATLIGIGSTKVSKVSGATKKNFVEFNFENKLVAPFKASGKSTTLKIDSTAAAEGTFSLFISGRKQANDGVLLDVTNIIDYSNEYTITLYVYHKSSKPQRFVVSSEIETKSGKESKLLCEKVIMPNSWKKLDASLNLTELKGIKKVWLKVYVPTSTTNFYVDLFTLKVSESSNLIKFESFEDKSIAGFIPQDKKCKLSVSKEKAYQGTYSIKFQQTAKKQNTAVNLPVKGTFEKGKSYSISFYVYQPILKSLNLAVGVRFLENGKNTKEIVLGKVTVPKNKWTEVFASYTPSLDSKIKDFVIFIRPLSDISYYYFDNFTISDDSLYSAVPDLDIPSLCDKYKNYFKIGVAVPYKALTNPIDVALIKRHFNSITPENEMKPEALQPYEGGFNFSISDEYMDFCKKNGIAIRGHTLVWHQQTPSWFFQNPQTGEKLTNSEKDKKILLERLKKHIQTVVGRYKGKVYAWDVVNEAIDENQPDGFRRSDWFNILGPEYIEKAFIWAHEADPKAKLFYNDYNTEDPYKREYIYNLIKSLKAKGIPIHGVGVQCHISLNWPDVNEIEETIKLFSKIPGIEIHFTEIDISISKNMVEGDDMYNRSLLIEQAKKLEKIFNVLKKYKNVVKSVTFWGLKDDYSWLQGDFPLLFDKDYQPKFAFWSLIDPSVVPEQ, from the coding sequence CAGTACAGCCGCAGCAGAAGGAACCTTTTCACTTTTTATAAGTGGTCGAAAACAAGCAAATGATGGAGTTTTGCTTGATGTAACCAATATCATAGATTATTCAAATGAATATACAATTACTCTATATGTTTATCATAAATCCAGCAAGCCGCAGCGTTTTGTTGTGAGTAGCGAAATTGAGACAAAAAGCGGAAAGGAAAGTAAGCTGCTGTGCGAAAAGGTTATCATGCCAAATAGCTGGAAAAAACTTGATGCAAGTTTAAACTTGACTGAGCTAAAAGGGATTAAAAAAGTTTGGCTAAAGGTATATGTGCCAACCTCAACCACAAATTTTTACGTTGACCTTTTTACACTCAAAGTTTCCGAGAGTTCAAATCTCATAAAATTTGAAAGCTTTGAAGACAAGAGTATAGCAGGATTTATTCCTCAGGATAAAAAATGTAAATTGTCAGTCTCAAAAGAAAAAGCTTATCAAGGTACATATAGCATAAAGTTTCAGCAGACTGCAAAAAAGCAGAATACAGCTGTTAATTTGCCGGTGAAAGGTACATTTGAGAAGGGTAAGAGCTATTCAATATCTTTTTATGTGTATCAGCCCATTTTAAAGAGTTTAAACTTGGCAGTTGGCGTTAGATTTCTGGAAAATGGAAAGAACACGAAAGAGATTGTGCTTGGGAAAGTAACTGTTCCCAAGAATAAGTGGACAGAAGTATTTGCAAGTTATACGCCCTCTTTGGATTCAAAGATAAAAGACTTTGTGATTTTCATAAGACCTCTTTCAGATATTTCTTACTATTATTTTGACAACTTCACAATTTCAGATGATAGCTTGTATTCAGCTGTTCCTGATTTGGATATACCTTCATTGTGTGATAAATACAAAAACTACTTTAAAATTGGTGTTGCTGTACCCTACAAGGCTTTAACAAATCCTATTGATGTTGCACTCATAAAAAGACATTTTAATAGTATTACACCAGAAAATGAGATGAAGCCAGAAGCACTTCAGCCGTATGAAGGAGGTTTTAACTTTTCCATTTCAGATGAATATATGGATTTTTGCAAAAAGAATGGTATAGCTATTCGTGGACATACTCTTGTATGGCATCAGCAAACACCCAGCTGGTTTTTCCAGAACCCTCAGACAGGGGAGAAGCTGACAAACAGTGAAAAAGACAAGAAGATACTTTTAGAGAGGTTGAAAAAGCACATCCAAACAGTTGTCGGAAGGTATAAAGGAAAAGTATATGCATGGGATGTTGTTAACGAAGCTATTGATGAAAATCAACCAGATGGTTTTAGAAGAAGTGACTGGTTTAATATATTGGGACCGGAATATATTGAAAAAGCATTCATTTGGGCGCATGAGGCAGATCCCAAGGCAAAACTATTTTACAATGATTATAATACTGAAGATCCATATAAAAGAGAGTATATTTACAATTTAATCAAAAGCTTGAAAGCAAAAGGCATACCTATTCACGGAGTGGGTGTTCAGTGTCATATTTCTCTTAACTGGCCAGATGTAAATGAAATTGAAGAGACCATAAAATTATTCAGCAAGATACCAGGAATTGAAATACATTTTACGGAAATAGATATAAGCATTTCCAAGAATATGGTTGAAGGTGATGATATGTATAATCGTTCTCTTCTAATTGAACAGGCAAAAAAATTAGAAAAAATTTTTAATGTTTTAAAAAAATATAAAAATGTAGTTAAAAGCGTTACATTTTGGGGATTGAAAGATGACTATTCGTGGCTGCAAGGTGATTTTCCGCTTTTATTTGATAAGGATTATCAACCCAAATTTGCTTTTTGGAGTTTAATAGACCCATCAGTTGTACCAGAACAATAA
- a CDS encoding bifunctional phosphoglucose/phosphomannose isomerase gives MLDNLETIAQNDPSGMFEAVYNLPEQIQKAYEIGKNINVNVKAEDIDKVVITGLGGSAIGGNLLRVFVLDKCKIPVIVNRDYVLPAYVDSKTLVIASSYSGNTEETLSAYQDAKAKGAKIIAITTGGKLKEFAEKDGFDVITIPSGLQPRAALGYSFIPLLMLFVKLGLIEPVDDQIEETVKVLSDLRERYKPEVPEEKNLAKRLTLKLWNKLPIIYGISGTTEVIAERWKGQICENSKSPAYFNVFSELNHNEIVGTESPKHILGLFEIVMLHDTEDHKRNAIRMDITKDLVKGVVSGVNDIYSIGNSRLARMFSLIYLGDYVSLYLATLYQNDPTPVKKIDILKNKLAEIKD, from the coding sequence ATGCTTGATAATTTAGAGACAATTGCACAGAACGACCCAAGTGGTATGTTTGAAGCAGTGTATAATCTTCCTGAACAAATTCAAAAAGCATACGAGATAGGCAAAAATATTAATGTGAATGTAAAAGCAGAAGATATAGATAAGGTTGTGATTACAGGTCTTGGCGGTTCTGCAATAGGTGGGAACCTTTTGAGAGTATTTGTTCTTGACAAGTGCAAAATCCCTGTGATTGTTAACAGAGACTATGTACTTCCTGCGTATGTTGATTCTAAAACTCTTGTCATAGCTTCGAGCTATTCGGGTAACACAGAAGAAACACTTTCTGCCTACCAAGATGCAAAAGCAAAAGGTGCGAAAATAATTGCAATAACTACAGGTGGAAAGTTAAAAGAGTTTGCTGAAAAGGATGGATTTGATGTAATCACAATCCCAAGCGGCCTTCAGCCAAGAGCTGCACTTGGATACTCATTTATTCCACTCTTGATGCTATTTGTCAAACTTGGTCTGATTGAACCTGTTGATGACCAGATAGAAGAGACAGTAAAGGTTTTGAGTGACCTGAGAGAAAGATATAAACCAGAGGTGCCGGAAGAGAAAAACCTTGCAAAGAGACTAACATTAAAACTTTGGAACAAGCTCCCAATCATATATGGCATTAGTGGAACTACAGAGGTTATTGCAGAAAGATGGAAGGGTCAGATTTGTGAAAATTCAAAATCGCCAGCATATTTTAATGTATTCTCAGAGCTCAACCACAACGAGATAGTGGGAACTGAGTCGCCAAAACATATTTTGGGGCTTTTTGAAATTGTAATGCTCCATGACACAGAAGACCACAAGAGAAATGCAATCAGAATGGATATTACAAAGGACCTTGTAAAAGGTGTTGTATCTGGAGTAAATGATATATACTCAATCGGAAATTCGAGGCTTGCAAGAATGTTTTCGCTAATTTACCTGGGAGATTATGTATCACTTTATCTTGCAACACTTTACCAAAATGATCCAACTCCTGTGAAAAAGATTGATATTTTAAAGAACAAACTTGCAGAGATTAAAGACTAA
- a CDS encoding phosphatase: protein MFLEVETHCHTIASGHAYNTLEEMVLEAQRKGLKGICITDHGPEMPGSCSSLYFYNLVVVPRKINGIMVFRGCEANIVDYEGNIDIPQAALMRLDFVIASLHDVCIPSGTVSDHTRALIGAIKNPYIHCIGHPGNPLYEIDKEEVVLAAKEYKKAIEINNSSFYVREKSKENCIEILKLCKKHGVYIAMGSDAHYKADIGRCEITQKLVTDYEFPPELIVNKSLESFISFLKLHGKDIEI, encoded by the coding sequence ATGTTTTTGGAAGTAGAGACACACTGTCATACAATTGCAAGCGGTCATGCTTACAATACCTTGGAAGAGATGGTGCTTGAGGCACAAAGAAAAGGTTTAAAAGGAATATGTATAACTGACCACGGCCCTGAGATGCCAGGGTCGTGTAGTAGTTTATATTTTTACAATCTGGTGGTTGTACCGAGAAAAATAAATGGTATAATGGTATTTAGAGGGTGCGAGGCGAATATAGTTGACTATGAAGGCAATATAGATATCCCGCAAGCAGCATTGATGAGGCTTGATTTTGTGATTGCAAGCCTACATGATGTTTGTATCCCGAGTGGGACAGTTTCTGACCATACCAGGGCACTCATTGGTGCTATCAAAAATCCTTATATACATTGTATAGGGCATCCGGGGAATCCGCTATATGAAATTGACAAAGAAGAGGTTGTGCTTGCTGCAAAGGAATATAAAAAAGCAATTGAGATAAACAACTCTTCGTTTTATGTTCGTGAAAAGAGCAAAGAAAACTGCATAGAAATTTTAAAACTGTGCAAAAAACATGGTGTGTACATTGCCATGGGCTCAGATGCACACTACAAAGCAGACATTGGCAGATGCGAAATTACACAAAAACTTGTGACTGATTATGAATTTCCCCCTGAGCTTATTGTCAACAAAAGCTTAGAAAGCTTTATAAGCTTTCTAAAGCTTCATGGAAAGGATATTGAGATTTAA
- the fba gene encoding class II fructose-1,6-bisphosphate aldolase, with protein MPLVTTREMFKKAAEGKYAIGAFNVNNMEIIQGIVEAAKEEQAPLILQVSAGARKYAKHIYLIKLVEAALEDSGDLPIALHLDHGEDFEICKACIDGGFTSVMIDGSRLPFEENIALTKKVVEYAHERGVVVEAELGKLAGIEDNVKVAEHEAAFTDPDQAAEFVERTGVDSLAVAIGTSHGAYKFKGDPRLDFERLQKIVEKLPKDFPIVLHGASTVLPEFVEMCNKYGGNIPGAKGVPEDMLRKAAELGVRKINIDTDLRLAMTAAIRKHLYEHPDHFDPRQYLKDGRDAIKEMVKHKLRNVLGCAGKAPEILEEIKKNRG; from the coding sequence ATGCCGTTAGTTACCACAAGAGAAATGTTTAAAAAAGCGGCGGAAGGCAAGTACGCAATAGGTGCATTTAACGTCAACAACATGGAGATTATCCAGGGAATTGTTGAGGCTGCAAAGGAGGAACAGGCACCGCTTATTTTACAGGTTTCAGCAGGTGCAAGAAAGTATGCAAAACATATCTATCTTATCAAGCTTGTTGAAGCAGCTCTTGAAGATTCAGGAGACCTCCCAATTGCTCTTCATCTTGACCATGGAGAGGATTTTGAGATTTGCAAAGCGTGTATTGATGGTGGTTTTACTTCTGTCATGATTGATGGTTCAAGGCTTCCTTTTGAGGAGAATATTGCTCTTACAAAAAAGGTTGTTGAATATGCTCATGAACGCGGGGTTGTGGTGGAGGCAGAACTTGGCAAGCTTGCCGGAATTGAGGACAATGTAAAGGTTGCAGAACATGAAGCAGCTTTTACAGACCCTGACCAGGCGGCAGAGTTTGTTGAAAGAACAGGTGTTGACTCTTTAGCTGTTGCGATTGGAACAAGCCATGGGGCATACAAATTCAAAGGCGACCCAAGACTTGATTTTGAAAGACTTCAGAAGATTGTTGAAAAGCTTCCAAAAGATTTTCCAATTGTTCTTCATGGTGCATCAACAGTCTTGCCTGAATTTGTTGAGATGTGTAACAAGTATGGAGGAAATATTCCAGGTGCAAAAGGTGTACCAGAGGATATGCTCAGAAAAGCGGCAGAGCTTGGTGTGCGAAAGATTAACATTGATACTGATTTGAGACTTGCAATGACCGCAGCTATCAGAAAACACCTTTATGAGCATCCTGACCATTTTGACCCAAGGCAGTATCTCAAAGATGGCAGAGATGCGATAAAAGAGATGGTAAAACACAAGCTTAGAAATGTTCTTGGCTGTGCGGGCAAGGCTCCCGAAATTTTAGAGGAGATAAAGAAAAACAGAGGTTAA